One Saccharomyces eubayanus strain FM1318 chromosome VIII, whole genome shotgun sequence genomic window carries:
- the MNE1 gene encoding Mne1p, giving the protein MKSTFKRFSSTHIGKLIKESLNTPEILPQLERKSSLHKHFLNAKRTNSITDKWLKDALTRKDKLHEDELRNVNLRLTVVLTTLQKLRTTYKPASYFALLNRIGTGHIKWLNKRGQQIDTPIYGRLPLEFYHELSNMLYSISLRRANDKIALAKFSLQLLDRYYYLKTNSFTGKKKFQSNPKFLRNCGLLAVKSESIYYLKAMQELFRENAEGPLLTSLTQLAFYVETHQWTNVLDCVYSCIVDFDSVISKTHDRDIQTLELFSSYLVKSLELLITQDMENEVCQILTSLSSRWNFHFDEHDSSNLLQLCENHSCFKIIETLNKISFVSVETRHLEMINSSSEMSLKQCVNFLAKRNFQPFEQKSFLHSLSFKLKELPLSVKVWEQYIDEFDAYMQAESISLPLRAFFVDILLKRLSTHRGFNFTLSIVEHMIYERNLWQPFLMTENIIDNKENSNFHYLFHAMSRAPSTKISLLTLFNRLKETGYQFSIHDFLSMLKPCKRYSDCDYFYFVFYNLLSIHSHKFLYFDKLSGKYLWRLPNQIVDAISGWLSNLEIGLQENTDRVVQITDDVNEWYVAERLNHLEETTIRPIDKIKLRNVFGEQETFFDMDSETFQDCEEKRGEEVRPQHSFSAKDGQYSLELDLSYSERIEDLLCYISSQKQQ; this is encoded by the coding sequence atgaaatccACTTTTAAAAGGTTTTCATCTACTCATATAGGTAAATTGATCAAAGAGTCTTTAAATACCCCTGAAATACTACCACAGCTGGAGCGGAAGTCATCATTGCATAAACATTTCCTGAACGCCAAGAGAACAAACTCAATTACTGATAAGTGGTTGAAGGATGCATtgacaagaaaagataaactACATGAAGATGAACTTCGAAATGTAAATCTACGATTGACCGTAGTACTGACTACTTTACAGAAGCTTCGAACAACTTATAAGCCGGCCTCATATTTCGCATTGTTGAATCGCATTGGTACAGGCCATATAAAATGGCTAAATAAAAGGGGCCAACAAATCGATACACCGATATATGGTCGCTTGCCCTTAGAGTTTTATCACGAATTATCTAACATGCTCTATAGTATATCACTCCGACGTGCAAATGACAAAATTGCATTAGCTAAATTTTCACTGCAGTTACTCGATCGTTATTATTACCTTAAAACCAATTCTTTCACtggcaaaaagaaattccaATCGAACCCCAAGTTTTTGAGAAACTGTGGCCTATTAGCCGTTAAATCAGAGTCGATCTACTATTTAAAGGCGATGCAAGAGCTATTTAGGGAAAACGCGGAAGGTCCGTTGTTGACAAGCTTAACTCAGTTGGCATTTTATGTGGAGACGCACCAGTGGACAAATGTATTGGACTGTGTGTATTCGTGTATTGTGGATTTTGATTCAGTAATCTCGAAAACTCATGATAGGGATATTCAAACGTTAGAATTATTCAGTTCATATTTGGTTAAAAGTTTAGAACTATTAATAACACAAGATATGGAGAACGAAGTTTGCCAGATTTTGACAAGCTTATCTTCTAGGTGGAACTTTCATTTCGACGAGCATGATTCTTCGAATTTGTTACAACTATGTGAAAACCATTCCtgcttcaaaatcattgaaacTTTGAACAAAATATCATTTGTCTCTGTTGAAACTAGGCATCTTGAAATGATAAACTCATCATCCGAGATGAGTTTGAAACAATGTGTGAATTTCCTGGCCAAAAGGAACTTTCAGCCTTTCGAGCAAAAGtcatttcttcattcaTTATCGTTCAAATTAAAGGAGTTACCTTTGAGTGTAAAAGTATGGGAACAGTACatcgatgaatttgatGCCTATATGCAGGCAGAATCCATTTCTCTTCCGTTACGAgcattttttgttgatatttTACTCAAACGTCTATCTACCCATAGAGGTTTTAATTTCACGTTATCAATTGTAGAGCATATGATAtatgaaagaaatttatGGCAGCCATTCTTAATGACAGAGAATATAATTgataacaaagaaaattccAACTTCCATTATCTCTTTCACGCTATGTCTCGAGCCCCTTCCACCAAGATTTCTCTGCTGACACTGTTCAACCGATTGAAGGAAACTGGCTATCAATTTAGCATACATGATTTTCTTTCGATGTTAAAGCCTTGCAAACGCTATTCTGATTGCGATTATTTCTATTTCGTTTTCTATAATTTGTTGTCTATACACAGTCACAAATTCCTTTACTTCGACAAGTTAAGTGGTAAGTATTTATGGAGACTGCCAAACCAGATTGTAGATGCGATTTCTGGATGGCTTTCtaatttggaaattggTCTACAGGAAAATACTGATAGGGTTGTGCAGATAACAGACGATGTTAATGAATGGTATGTCGCAGAGAGATTAAATCATTTAGAAGAAACTACTATTCGACCAATAGACAAAATTAAATTGCGTAATGTTTTTGGGGAGCAAGAGACATTTTTCGATATGGATTCTGaaacttttcaagattGTGAAGAGAAAAGAGGTGAAGAGGTAAGACCGCAACATTCATTTAGCGCAAAGGATGGACAGTATAGTCTAGAGTTAGATCTCTCATATTCAGAAAGAATAGAAGACTTGCTTTGTTATATAAGCTCTCAAAAACAGCAATGA